A single region of the Kineosporiaceae bacterium SCSIO 59966 genome encodes:
- the lpdA gene encoding dihydrolipoyl dehydrogenase, translated as MADSDGQVFDVVILGGGSGGYACAFRAAELGLSVAIVERDKFGGTCLHRGCIPTKALLHAAEIADTAREGEKFGVQTSLGGIDMAGVNAYKDGVVGRLYKGLQGLAKAHRLTLVEGEGRLVAKDTVEVEGRRYTGRHVVLASGSYARSLPGLEIGGRVITSDQALQLDYVPEKVVVLGGGVIGVEFASVWRSFGAEVTIVEALPRLVPAEDEAVSKALERAFRRRKIGFRTGVKFSGVEQDDNGVRVSLESGDTLEADLLLVAVGRGPVTDGLGYEEAGVTLDRGFVPTDERLRTNVENVFAVGDIVPGLQLAHRGFQQGIFVAEEIAGLNPVPIVEANIPRVTYCDPEIASVGLTETQAKEVHGEDGVQTYEYNLGGNGRSQILGTQGFIKLVRQKDGPVVGVHAVGARMGEQVGEAQLIVNWEAFPEEVAQLVHAHPTQNEAMGEAHLALAGKPLHSHS; from the coding sequence GTGGCCGACTCCGACGGGCAGGTCTTCGATGTCGTCATCCTCGGCGGGGGCAGCGGCGGTTACGCCTGCGCCTTCCGCGCCGCCGAGCTGGGGCTGAGCGTCGCCATCGTCGAGAGGGACAAGTTCGGCGGCACCTGCCTGCACCGCGGCTGCATCCCCACCAAGGCGCTGCTGCACGCCGCGGAGATCGCCGACACGGCTCGCGAGGGTGAGAAGTTCGGGGTCCAGACCAGCCTCGGCGGTATCGACATGGCCGGTGTGAACGCCTACAAGGACGGCGTGGTCGGCCGGCTCTACAAGGGGCTGCAGGGGCTCGCCAAGGCCCACCGCCTCACCCTCGTCGAGGGCGAGGGCCGGCTCGTGGCCAAGGACACGGTCGAGGTCGAGGGCCGGCGGTACACCGGCCGTCACGTCGTCCTGGCCAGCGGCTCCTACGCGCGCTCGCTGCCCGGCCTGGAGATCGGCGGTCGGGTGATCACCAGCGACCAGGCGCTGCAGCTCGACTACGTCCCGGAGAAGGTGGTCGTGCTCGGCGGCGGCGTCATCGGGGTCGAGTTCGCCAGCGTGTGGCGGTCCTTCGGCGCCGAGGTCACCATCGTCGAGGCCCTGCCCCGCCTGGTCCCGGCCGAGGACGAGGCCGTCTCCAAGGCACTCGAGCGGGCCTTCCGCAGGCGCAAGATCGGGTTCCGGACCGGCGTGAAGTTCAGCGGGGTCGAACAGGACGACAACGGCGTCCGGGTGTCCCTGGAGAGCGGCGACACCCTGGAGGCCGACCTGCTCCTCGTCGCCGTCGGCCGCGGCCCGGTCACCGACGGCCTCGGCTACGAGGAGGCGGGGGTCACCCTCGACCGCGGCTTCGTGCCGACTGACGAGCGGCTGCGCACCAACGTGGAGAACGTGTTCGCCGTCGGCGACATCGTCCCGGGCCTGCAGCTGGCCCACCGCGGCTTCCAGCAGGGGATCTTCGTCGCCGAGGAGATCGCCGGGCTGAACCCCGTCCCGATCGTGGAGGCGAACATCCCGCGCGTCACCTACTGCGACCCGGAGATCGCCTCCGTCGGGCTCACCGAGACGCAGGCCAAGGAGGTCCACGGCGAGGACGGGGTACAGACCTACGAGTACAACCTCGGCGGCAACGGCAGGAGCCAGATCCTCGGCACCCAGGGCTTCATCAAGCTGGTGCGGCAGAAGGACGGTCCGGTCGTCGGCGTGCACGCCGTCGGCGCCAGGATGGGCGAGCAGGTCGGCGAGGCGCAGCTCATCGTCAACTGGGAGGCCTTCCCCGAGGAGGTCGCCCAGCTGGTCCACGCCCACCCGACGCAGAACGAGGCCATGGGCGAGGCTCACCTGGCGCTGGCCGGCAAGCCGCTGCACTCCCACAGCTGA
- the sucB gene encoding 2-oxoglutarate dehydrogenase, E2 component, dihydrolipoamide succinyltransferase: MSNSVEMPALGESVTEGTVTRWLKQVGDTVEVDEPLLEVSTDKVDTEIPSPFAGTLTEILVDEDETVEVGAKLAVIGEPSEAGGQDAGGTAESSDDAATEQASQEEPTRHADQDTEEPQVPPEASVQDTGQQDTGQQDTGQQGTDQEGTPVTMPALGESVTEGTVTRWLKSEGDTVEVDEPLLEVSTDKVDTEIPSPVAGTIQKILVSEDETVEVGAQLAIVGSASGGGGQAAPAAEQPRQDEPGQDQAGQDEAGDDEDVAAGSLEKEAEVREEAAEQAEAATQPSGSAGAGEQAAEERRQPAAQEAAPAQEAAPAQDESSSRDERTTETRPSAGRATGDNAAYVTPLVRKLAAEHGVDLSTVEGTGVGGRIRKQDVLAAAQRAAEAARQPEQPAAQPAGSTSGGPARRPAPAGAKRGTTEKMSRLRKVIAARMVESLQTSAQLTTVVEVDVTKIARLRARAKADFEAREGVKLSFLPFFALATVEALKAHPVVNASIEGDEIVYHGQENLGVAVDTERGLLVPVIRDAGDLNIAGLARKIADLAERTRANKVTPDELSGGTFTLTNTGSRGALFDTPIINQPNVGILGTGSVVKRPVVIEVDGAETIAIRSMMYLALSYDHRLVDGADAARFLATIKERLEEGAFEADLGL; the protein is encoded by the coding sequence ATGTCGAACTCCGTGGAGATGCCCGCCCTTGGCGAGAGCGTCACCGAGGGAACCGTGACCCGGTGGCTCAAGCAGGTGGGTGACACGGTCGAGGTCGACGAGCCGCTGCTCGAGGTGTCCACCGACAAGGTCGACACCGAGATCCCCTCGCCGTTCGCGGGCACGCTGACCGAGATCCTCGTCGATGAGGACGAGACCGTCGAGGTCGGCGCGAAGCTGGCCGTCATCGGCGAGCCCTCCGAGGCCGGCGGGCAGGACGCCGGAGGCACCGCGGAGTCGTCCGACGACGCGGCGACCGAGCAGGCCTCGCAGGAGGAGCCGACCCGGCACGCTGACCAGGACACCGAGGAGCCGCAGGTGCCGCCGGAGGCCTCCGTCCAGGACACCGGCCAGCAGGACACCGGGCAGCAGGACACCGGGCAGCAGGGGACGGACCAGGAGGGGACCCCGGTGACGATGCCGGCGCTCGGTGAGAGCGTCACCGAGGGCACGGTCACCCGCTGGCTGAAGTCCGAGGGCGACACCGTCGAGGTCGACGAGCCGCTGCTCGAGGTGTCCACCGACAAGGTCGACACCGAGATCCCCTCCCCGGTGGCCGGCACGATCCAGAAGATCCTGGTCTCCGAGGACGAGACCGTCGAGGTGGGTGCACAGCTGGCCATCGTCGGCTCGGCGTCCGGTGGCGGCGGGCAGGCGGCCCCGGCGGCCGAGCAGCCCCGACAGGACGAGCCAGGGCAGGACCAGGCAGGGCAGGACGAGGCAGGGGACGACGAGGACGTCGCCGCCGGCTCCCTGGAGAAGGAGGCGGAGGTGCGCGAGGAGGCCGCCGAGCAGGCTGAGGCGGCGACCCAGCCCTCCGGCTCCGCCGGCGCCGGCGAGCAGGCCGCCGAGGAGCGCCGGCAGCCCGCGGCGCAGGAGGCCGCCCCGGCTCAGGAGGCCGCCCCGGCGCAGGACGAGAGCTCGAGCCGGGACGAGCGGACCACCGAGACCAGGCCGTCGGCCGGCCGGGCCACCGGCGACAACGCCGCCTACGTCACGCCCCTGGTGCGCAAGCTCGCCGCCGAGCACGGCGTCGACCTGTCCACCGTCGAGGGCACCGGCGTGGGTGGCCGGATCCGCAAGCAGGACGTGCTCGCTGCTGCGCAGCGGGCCGCGGAGGCGGCGCGTCAGCCCGAGCAGCCGGCGGCGCAGCCGGCCGGGTCCACCTCCGGGGGACCGGCCCGGCGCCCCGCGCCCGCGGGTGCGAAGCGCGGCACCACCGAGAAGATGAGTCGGCTGCGCAAGGTGATCGCCGCCCGGATGGTGGAGTCGCTGCAGACCTCCGCCCAGCTGACGACGGTCGTCGAGGTGGACGTCACGAAGATCGCCCGGTTGCGGGCGCGGGCCAAGGCCGACTTCGAGGCCCGCGAGGGTGTCAAGCTGTCGTTCCTGCCGTTCTTCGCGCTGGCCACGGTCGAGGCGCTCAAGGCGCACCCGGTCGTCAACGCGAGCATCGAGGGCGACGAGATCGTCTACCACGGTCAGGAGAATCTCGGGGTCGCGGTCGACACCGAGCGCGGCCTGCTCGTCCCGGTGATCCGGGACGCCGGTGACCTCAACATCGCCGGTCTCGCCCGCAAGATCGCCGACCTGGCCGAGCGGACCCGCGCGAACAAGGTGACGCCGGACGAGCTGTCCGGCGGCACGTTCACGCTGACCAACACCGGGAGCCGGGGCGCGCTGTTCGACACCCCGATCATCAACCAGCCGAACGTCGGCATCCTGGGCACCGGCAGCGTCGTCAAGCGCCCGGTCGTCATCGAGGTGGACGGGGCGGAGACCATCGCGATCCGGTCGATGATGTACCTGGCGCTGTCCTACGACCACCGGCTGGTCGACGGCGCCGACGCCGCCCGCTTCCTCGCCACCATCAAGGAGCGGCTGGAAGAGGGCGCCTTCGAAGCCGACCTCGGCCTGTAG
- a CDS encoding TIGR01777 family protein: MRVVVTGASGLIGQPLLRRLRADGHDVVQLVRRPPRGPGELQWDPAAGDLDLTAAGPVDAAINLAGAGVGDRRWTDAYKETIRTSRVDATTTLVNALARLEPKPKVLLSASGVDYYGERGDERLTETSPPGDTFLAEVCVAWEAAAEPAREAGIRVATLRTGLVLAPGGGAFGRLLPLFRAGVGGPMGTGRAWWSWITLEDHIGAVRFLLDADVDGPVNLTAPQPVRNRELTRELARALHRPALVPVPPFALRVAVGQFAEVVLGSRRVLPEVLTAAGHTFRHPDIHAGVEWLVRS; the protein is encoded by the coding sequence GTGCGCGTCGTCGTCACCGGCGCCTCGGGGCTGATCGGCCAGCCCCTGCTCCGCCGGCTGCGGGCCGACGGCCACGACGTCGTCCAGCTGGTCCGGCGCCCACCCCGGGGGCCAGGAGAGCTGCAGTGGGACCCAGCCGCCGGTGACCTCGACCTCACCGCCGCGGGCCCGGTGGACGCCGCGATCAACCTGGCCGGCGCCGGCGTGGGCGACCGTCGGTGGACCGACGCGTACAAGGAGACGATCCGCACCTCCCGGGTCGACGCGACGACGACGCTGGTGAACGCCCTGGCCCGCCTCGAGCCGAAGCCGAAGGTGCTGCTGTCGGCGTCCGGCGTCGACTACTACGGCGAGCGCGGCGACGAACGGCTCACCGAGACCTCGCCGCCGGGAGACACCTTTCTGGCGGAGGTCTGCGTCGCCTGGGAGGCGGCCGCCGAACCGGCCCGGGAGGCCGGGATCCGGGTCGCGACACTGCGCACCGGGCTCGTGCTCGCCCCGGGCGGCGGCGCGTTCGGGCGGCTGCTGCCGCTGTTCCGCGCCGGCGTCGGCGGCCCGATGGGCACCGGCCGGGCGTGGTGGAGCTGGATCACCCTGGAGGACCACATCGGCGCGGTCCGGTTCCTGCTGGACGCCGACGTCGACGGACCGGTGAACCTCACCGCACCGCAGCCGGTGCGCAACCGCGAGCTGACCCGCGAGCTCGCCCGGGCCCTGCACCGCCCCGCTCTCGTGCCGGTGCCCCCGTTCGCGCTGCGGGTCGCCGTCGGCCAGTTCGCCGAGGTGGTCCTGGGCAGCCGGCGGGTGCTGCCCGAGGTGCTGACTGCCGCCGGTCACACCTTCCGCCACCCGGACATCCACGCCGGGGTGGAGTGGCTGGTCCGCTCCTGA
- a CDS encoding serine/threonine protein kinase has product MDVTDGHHSGRADDPAPSDPAPNNPAASDPPPSVAGVPFVPGYRTGRLLGFGSTGEVWAAEHEPTGEPVALKVLRRPDDDADRLLAETALLRRVHHPHLVRLREVARAPGYGPALVLDRAPGGSLAALVAARGQLDVEEVVTLVTPLGGLLAELHEQGLVHADVAPGNVLFGDDGRPLLGDLSAACLAGVGPLTGDPPVGTPGYRDPALAAGDLPTPASDVHGLAAVAWFALTGRAPEPVEERLPLTLLRPDVPDRLATVLHRALDPDPGARPDPRDLAAGCFAAAPALPVRIVASDPAASPAELVTHRLRRAAAAQDPVLPAPGRRSEAGTRRRRRAAPPQRRAWAAPTTTAVGAVALVAVLAGAVLVPRLLDGDGGGHPSAPAPAVAAVPDRPPVGTTAAPAVPAAVDRALRSADPVAAVPALAWLRARALTERDERLLQMANVPGGPAAADDAALWAALAEHRLRLDGLGFDVRSAEVVEHAGDRALLEVHVTTSAHRRVGPDGQVVGNVPAQERTTRLELLRHDGRWQVVASG; this is encoded by the coding sequence ATGGACGTCACCGACGGACACCACAGCGGCCGGGCCGACGACCCCGCCCCCAGCGACCCCGCTCCCAACAACCCCGCCGCCAGCGACCCGCCCCCCAGCGTCGCCGGGGTCCCCTTCGTCCCCGGGTACCGGACCGGGCGGCTGCTCGGGTTCGGGTCCACCGGGGAGGTGTGGGCGGCCGAGCACGAGCCGACCGGCGAGCCGGTGGCTCTCAAGGTGCTCCGCCGGCCCGACGACGACGCCGACCGGCTGCTGGCCGAGACGGCACTGCTGCGCCGGGTCCACCACCCCCACCTGGTCCGGCTGCGGGAGGTCGCCCGGGCGCCGGGCTACGGCCCTGCGCTCGTGCTCGACCGCGCACCGGGCGGCAGCCTCGCCGCGCTCGTGGCCGCCCGTGGCCAGCTGGACGTCGAGGAGGTCGTCACCCTCGTCACCCCGCTCGGCGGCCTGCTCGCAGAACTGCACGAGCAGGGACTGGTGCACGCTGACGTCGCGCCCGGCAACGTGCTGTTCGGGGACGACGGCCGTCCCCTCCTCGGGGACCTGTCCGCAGCATGCCTGGCGGGTGTGGGACCGCTCACCGGCGACCCGCCGGTCGGGACACCGGGCTACCGCGACCCCGCACTGGCCGCGGGCGACCTGCCCACTCCGGCGAGCGACGTCCACGGTCTCGCGGCAGTCGCCTGGTTCGCGCTGACCGGCCGGGCTCCCGAGCCGGTGGAGGAACGGCTGCCCCTGACCCTGCTGCGCCCCGACGTGCCCGACCGGCTGGCCACCGTCCTGCACCGGGCGCTGGACCCCGACCCGGGCGCGCGCCCCGACCCGCGGGACCTCGCCGCCGGCTGCTTCGCCGCGGCGCCGGCGCTGCCCGTGCGCATCGTGGCGTCCGACCCGGCTGCTTCTCCCGCCGAGCTCGTCACCCACCGGCTGCGCCGGGCCGCGGCGGCCCAGGACCCGGTGCTGCCGGCACCCGGCCGCAGGTCCGAGGCCGGGACCCGCCGCCGTCGCCGCGCCGCGCCGCCGCAGCGGCGTGCCTGGGCGGCCCCGACCACGACGGCCGTGGGCGCGGTGGCACTCGTCGCCGTCCTGGCCGGTGCCGTGCTCGTGCCCCGGCTCCTCGACGGCGACGGCGGCGGGCACCCGAGCGCCCCAGCACCCGCGGTCGCCGCGGTGCCGGACCGGCCGCCGGTCGGCACCACGGCTGCGCCGGCGGTGCCGGCGGCCGTCGACCGGGCGCTGCGGTCCGCCGACCCGGTGGCTGCCGTGCCCGCGCTCGCCTGGCTGCGGGCCCGGGCGCTGACCGAACGCGACGAGCGGCTCCTCCAGATGGCGAACGTACCGGGCGGGCCTGCGGCCGCGGACGACGCGGCGCTGTGGGCCGCGCTGGCCGAGCACCGGCTGCGCCTCGACGGGCTCGGGTTCGACGTCCGGTCCGCCGAGGTGGTCGAGCACGCCGGGGACCGGGCCCTGCTCGAGGTGCACGTCACGACGTCCGCGCACCGCCGGGTCGGCCCCGACGGTCAGGTCGTCGGCAACGTCCCTGCCCAGGAGCGGACCACCCGGCTGGAGCTGCTCCGCCACGACGGCCGCTGGCAGGTGGTCGCCAGCGGCTGA
- a CDS encoding Gfo/Idh/MocA family oxidoreductase, with protein MLRVGLVGYGDAGRGIHSPLLRRAGARVTAVQTRHPGRSAAAAADHPGVQVVSSLAELLDTGPDVVVLASPSGVHAAQALACVQAGVPVVVDKPLATDAASARAVVQAAEQAGVPLTVFQNRRWDGEHLTLRRLLADGALGEVIRFERRWERWRPVPKDRWRENAAPADGGGLLLDLHTHLVDSAVQLLGPVTAVYAELAARTTPAEDDAFLALTHRGGARSHLGALSLAAAPGPRTRVLGTRAAYVATSFEAEPTAFADLADLDDDHAGWLVAGADRTPVRREPGHHADFYAAVADAVLGGGQPAMPVQPWDAVHVLEVIDAARVSAAETRVVRLDR; from the coding sequence ATGCTTCGCGTCGGACTGGTCGGCTACGGCGACGCCGGCCGGGGCATCCACTCTCCGCTGCTGCGCCGGGCCGGAGCCCGGGTCACGGCGGTGCAGACCCGCCACCCCGGGCGGTCGGCGGCCGCCGCGGCGGACCACCCCGGCGTCCAGGTGGTCTCCTCGCTCGCCGAGCTGCTCGACACCGGCCCGGACGTCGTCGTCCTGGCCTCCCCGAGCGGAGTGCACGCCGCGCAGGCGCTGGCCTGCGTGCAGGCCGGCGTCCCGGTCGTCGTCGACAAGCCGCTGGCCACCGACGCGGCGTCGGCCCGGGCGGTCGTGCAGGCCGCGGAGCAGGCCGGCGTGCCGCTCACCGTGTTCCAGAACCGGCGGTGGGACGGCGAGCACCTCACTCTGCGCCGGCTGCTGGCCGACGGGGCGCTGGGCGAGGTGATCCGGTTCGAGCGGCGGTGGGAGCGCTGGCGACCGGTGCCCAAGGACCGCTGGCGGGAGAACGCCGCCCCCGCCGACGGCGGCGGGCTGCTGCTCGACCTGCACACCCACCTGGTGGACTCCGCCGTCCAGCTGCTCGGACCGGTCACCGCGGTCTACGCCGAGCTGGCCGCCCGGACGACGCCGGCCGAGGACGACGCCTTCCTCGCCCTGACGCACCGGGGCGGTGCCCGCAGCCACCTCGGTGCGCTGTCCCTGGCGGCGGCGCCCGGTCCGCGGACCCGGGTCCTCGGGACCCGCGCCGCGTACGTCGCGACATCCTTCGAGGCGGAGCCGACCGCCTTCGCGGACCTCGCCGACCTCGACGACGACCACGCCGGCTGGCTCGTGGCCGGTGCCGACCGCACACCGGTCCGCCGCGAGCCTGGTCACCACGCGGACTTCTACGCCGCCGTCGCCGACGCCGTCCTCGGCGGCGGGCAGCCGGCGATGCCGGTGCAGCCGTGGGACGCCGTGCACGTGCTGGAGGTGATCGACGCCGCGCGGGTGAGCGCGGCCGAGACCCGGGTGGTCCGGCTCGACCGGTGA
- the lipB gene encoding lipoyl(octanoyl) transferase LipB has translation MQLEHVGFGEDAVDYRRGWDLQRRVHAQVVAGERPDTVLLLEHPPVYTAGKRTEPHERPFDGTPVIDVDRGGKITWHGPGQLVGYPIVRLPDPVDVVAYVRRLEQVLIDVCAELGLAAGRVEGRSGVWVPADDAGPARKVAAIGIRVAQGVTMHGFALNCDNDLTWFSRIVPCGIPDAGVTSLTAELGRPVRVADALPVVERHLERTLPAAVPAAG, from the coding sequence ATGCAGCTCGAGCACGTCGGCTTCGGCGAGGACGCCGTCGACTACCGCAGAGGTTGGGACCTGCAGCGCCGGGTGCACGCCCAGGTGGTGGCCGGGGAGCGTCCGGACACCGTGCTCCTGCTCGAGCACCCACCGGTCTACACCGCCGGCAAGCGCACGGAGCCGCACGAGCGGCCGTTCGACGGCACACCCGTGATCGACGTCGACCGCGGCGGCAAGATCACCTGGCACGGGCCCGGCCAGCTGGTCGGCTACCCGATCGTGCGGCTGCCGGACCCGGTCGACGTGGTGGCCTACGTGCGCCGGCTGGAGCAGGTGCTCATCGACGTGTGCGCCGAGCTGGGCCTGGCCGCCGGGAGGGTGGAGGGCCGCAGCGGGGTCTGGGTGCCGGCGGACGACGCCGGCCCGGCCCGCAAGGTCGCCGCGATCGGCATCCGGGTCGCGCAGGGGGTGACCATGCACGGGTTCGCCCTCAACTGCGACAACGACCTCACCTGGTTCTCCCGGATCGTGCCGTGCGGGATCCCCGACGCCGGGGTGACCTCGCTGACCGCCGAGCTGGGCCGTCCGGTTCGGGTCGCCGACGCCCTCCCGGTGGTCGAGCGGCACCTGGAGCGCACCCTGCCGGCGGCGGTGCCCGCCGCCGGCTGA
- a CDS encoding LLM class F420-dependent oxidoreductase has protein sequence MDLRIFTEPQQGATYDDLLAVARTAEDAGFDGFFRSDHYLAMGRDGLPGPTDAWTSLAGLARETSRLRLGTLVTSATFRAPGVLAVQVAQVDQMSGGRVELGLGAGWFEAEHRAYGIEFPDVRERFDRFAEQLELITGLWSTPVGERYSFSGEHYTISDSPALPKPVQPRVPIIIGGSGKRRTPALTARYATEFNANFTSVEQTAVQYERVRAACGQAGRDPGELTWSVALAVVLGATDAEVRRRADAIGRDVAELRANHLAGTPDEVVDRLGRYAEVGCTRVYLQVLDLADLRHLEEIAESVLPQVA, from the coding sequence ATGGACCTGCGCATCTTCACCGAGCCCCAGCAGGGCGCCACCTACGACGACCTGCTCGCCGTCGCCAGGACCGCCGAGGACGCCGGCTTCGACGGCTTCTTCCGCTCCGACCACTACCTGGCCATGGGTCGCGACGGCCTGCCCGGACCGACCGACGCGTGGACGTCGCTGGCCGGCCTGGCGCGGGAGACCAGCCGGCTGCGACTGGGGACCCTCGTCACGTCGGCGACCTTCCGGGCGCCCGGGGTGCTCGCCGTCCAGGTGGCGCAGGTGGACCAGATGTCCGGCGGGCGGGTCGAGCTGGGGCTCGGGGCCGGCTGGTTCGAGGCCGAGCACCGGGCCTACGGCATCGAGTTCCCCGACGTGCGCGAGCGGTTCGACCGGTTCGCCGAGCAGCTGGAGCTGATCACCGGGCTGTGGTCGACGCCGGTGGGGGAGCGGTACTCCTTCTCCGGCGAGCACTACACGATCAGCGACTCCCCGGCACTGCCCAAGCCGGTGCAGCCGCGGGTGCCGATCATCATCGGTGGGTCCGGCAAGCGGCGCACCCCGGCGCTGACCGCCCGGTACGCCACGGAGTTCAACGCGAACTTCACCTCGGTGGAGCAGACCGCCGTCCAGTACGAGCGGGTGCGGGCCGCCTGCGGGCAGGCCGGTCGCGACCCCGGCGAGCTGACCTGGTCGGTGGCGCTCGCCGTCGTCCTGGGCGCCACCGACGCCGAGGTGCGCCGGCGCGCCGACGCCATCGGCCGGGACGTCGCCGAGCTGCGAGCCAACCACCTCGCCGGCACCCCGGACGAGGTCGTCGACCGGCTGGGCCGCTACGCCGAGGTCGGCTGCACCCGGGTGTACCTCCAGGTGCTCGACCTGGCCGACCTGCGGCACCTCGAGGAGATCGCCGAGTCCGTGCTGCCGCAGGTCGCCTGA
- the lipA gene encoding lipoyl synthase: MTVAPEGRRMLRLEARNAQTPIEKKPSWIRTRATMGPEYAELKNLVHKDGLHTVCEEAGCPNIFECWEDREATFLIGGDQCTRRCDFCQIDTGRPAALDREEPRKVAESVRAMGLRYATVTGVARDDLPDGGAWLYAETVREIHRLNPGTGVEVLIPDFNAVPDQLAEVFSARPEVLAHNLETVPRVFKRIRPGFRYDRSLSVLTRAREDGLVTKSNLILGMGETYEEAVEALQDLHDAGCDLVTITQYLRPSVRHHPVERWVKPEEFVALSEEAQRIGFAGVMAGPLVRSSYRAGRLWAQAMQRRGETLPDALHHLATAGSARQEAASLVGR, from the coding sequence GTGACTGTCGCACCGGAGGGCCGCCGCATGCTGCGCCTGGAGGCGCGCAACGCGCAGACCCCGATCGAGAAGAAGCCGTCGTGGATCAGGACCCGCGCCACGATGGGCCCGGAGTACGCCGAGCTGAAGAACCTCGTGCACAAGGACGGTCTGCACACCGTCTGCGAGGAGGCCGGCTGCCCGAACATCTTCGAGTGCTGGGAGGACCGGGAGGCGACGTTCCTCATCGGCGGTGACCAGTGCACCCGCCGGTGCGACTTCTGCCAGATCGACACCGGTCGCCCCGCAGCGCTCGACCGCGAGGAGCCGCGCAAGGTCGCCGAGTCGGTGCGGGCGATGGGCCTGCGGTACGCCACCGTCACCGGGGTGGCCCGCGACGACCTGCCGGACGGCGGGGCCTGGCTGTACGCCGAGACGGTGCGGGAGATCCACCGGCTCAACCCGGGCACCGGGGTCGAGGTGCTCATCCCCGACTTCAACGCCGTCCCCGACCAGCTCGCCGAGGTGTTCTCGGCCCGCCCGGAGGTGCTCGCGCACAACCTCGAGACCGTCCCCCGGGTGTTCAAGCGGATCCGGCCGGGCTTCCGGTACGACCGGTCGCTGTCGGTGCTCACCCGGGCGCGCGAGGACGGGCTGGTGACGAAGTCGAACCTGATCCTCGGCATGGGCGAGACCTACGAGGAGGCGGTCGAGGCGCTGCAGGACCTGCACGACGCCGGCTGCGACCTGGTCACCATCACCCAGTACCTGCGCCCCAGCGTCCGGCACCACCCGGTGGAGCGCTGGGTCAAGCCGGAGGAGTTCGTCGCCCTGTCCGAGGAGGCTCAGCGGATCGGCTTCGCCGGGGTGATGGCCGGGCCGCTGGTCCGCTCCTCCTACCGCGCCGGCCGGCTGTGGGCGCAGGCGATGCAGCGCCGCGGTGAGACGCTGCCGGACGCGCTGCACCACCTGGCGACGGCGGGCAGCGCCCGACAGGAGGCCGCCAGCCTGGTCGGTCGCTGA
- a CDS encoding DUF4191 domain-containing protein, with product MPTSTDTESPRRGRFRRRRRNGKQGWFAQIRAVYRMTRQADRSVSWWMLGAFVAVLGVAVLIGVLTEQVPYATILGLPLALLAVTWILARKAERAAFTQIEGQPGAAGAALRVLRRGWTVEEEPVAVDPRTQDSVFRVVGRPGVVLVGDGPPHRVGRLLEAERRKVARVLPGVPVHVIQAGNGEGQVPLRKVPRQVQKLKRQLTKAEVAQVVKRLRSLGGLRPPIPQGIDPFRVRPNRKQMRGR from the coding sequence ATGCCGACGAGCACCGACACCGAGTCGCCTCGCCGCGGACGGTTCCGCCGGCGCCGCAGGAACGGCAAGCAGGGCTGGTTCGCCCAGATCCGCGCCGTCTACCGGATGACCCGGCAGGCGGACCGGTCGGTGAGCTGGTGGATGCTCGGTGCCTTCGTCGCCGTCCTCGGCGTCGCGGTGCTCATCGGGGTGCTCACCGAGCAGGTGCCCTACGCCACCATCCTAGGTCTGCCGTTGGCGCTGCTCGCCGTCACGTGGATCCTTGCCCGCAAGGCCGAGCGCGCCGCATTCACCCAGATCGAGGGCCAGCCGGGTGCCGCCGGCGCCGCGCTGCGCGTGCTGCGCCGCGGCTGGACGGTCGAGGAGGAGCCGGTGGCGGTCGACCCCCGGACCCAGGACTCGGTGTTCCGGGTCGTGGGGCGCCCGGGCGTCGTCCTCGTCGGTGACGGGCCACCGCACCGGGTCGGCAGGCTGCTGGAGGCGGAGCGCAGGAAGGTCGCCCGGGTCCTGCCCGGTGTCCCCGTGCACGTCATCCAGGCCGGCAACGGCGAGGGCCAGGTGCCGCTGCGCAAGGTCCCCCGCCAGGTGCAGAAGCTCAAGCGGCAGCTGACGAAGGCGGAGGTGGCGCAGGTCGTCAAGCGGCTGCGCTCGCTCGGCGGGCTGCGCCCGCCGATCCCGCAGGGCATCGACCCGTTCCGGGTGCGGCCGAACCGCAAGCAGATGCGGGGCCGCTGA
- a CDS encoding RDD family protein, with amino-acid sequence MVGRRDVGSWISGPSSVAQGRDDDWPGRRLGRPRQGAGSVARVGRRLLAVGVDWALASAISAAFLDGDPWGTLAVFGLAQLVLVGTLGMGVGHALLGMRVVRLDGGWAGPGRAAVRTLLLCLAVPALVWDRDQRGMHDRAAGTVLVLR; translated from the coding sequence GTGGTGGGTCGCCGGGACGTGGGGTCGTGGATCTCGGGGCCCTCCAGCGTGGCGCAGGGCCGGGACGACGACTGGCCCGGACGCCGGCTCGGCCGCCCCCGGCAGGGGGCCGGCTCGGTCGCCCGGGTGGGCCGCCGGCTGCTGGCCGTGGGAGTCGACTGGGCCCTGGCGTCGGCGATCTCCGCGGCGTTCCTCGACGGCGACCCGTGGGGCACCCTCGCGGTCTTCGGCCTGGCCCAGCTGGTCCTCGTCGGCACCCTGGGGATGGGCGTCGGCCACGCCCTGCTCGGGATGCGGGTGGTGCGCCTGGACGGCGGGTGGGCCGGACCGGGGCGAGCCGCGGTGCGCACCCTGCTGCTCTGCCTCGCCGTCCCGGCCCTGGTCTGGGACCGCGACCAGCGGGGGATGCACGACCGGGCCGCCGGGACGGTCCTCGTCCTGCGCTGA